A window of the Kosakonia sp. BYX6 genome harbors these coding sequences:
- the uspB gene encoding universal stress protein UspB produces MISTVALFWALCVVCVVNMARYYSSLRALLVVLRGCDPLLYQYVDGGGFFTSHGQPSKQMRLVWYIYGQRYRDHHDDEFIRRCERVRRQFILTSSLCGLVVVSLIALLIWH; encoded by the coding sequence GTGATCAGCACTGTTGCACTGTTCTGGGCTTTATGTGTGGTGTGTGTGGTTAACATGGCGCGTTATTACTCATCGCTTCGCGCATTGTTAGTGGTACTTCGTGGTTGTGACCCCTTACTTTATCAGTACGTGGATGGCGGCGGATTTTTCACCTCTCACGGGCAACCCAGCAAACAAATGCGGCTGGTCTGGTACATCTACGGGCAACGCTATCGCGATCATCATGATGACGAGTTTATCCGCCGTTGTGAGCGAGTGCGCCGTCAGTTCATTTTGACCAGCTCATTATGCGGGCTGGTGGTGGTGAGTTTGATTGCGTTGTTGA
- the uspA gene encoding universal stress protein UspA, with protein MAYKHILIAVDLSPESKLLVEKAVSMARPYNAKISLIHVDVNYSDLYTGLIDVNLGDMQKRISDETHQALTELSTNAGYPITETLSGSGDLGQVLVDAIKKYDMDLVVCGHHQDFWSKLMSSARQLINTVHVDMLIVPLRDEEED; from the coding sequence ATGGCTTACAAACACATCCTTATCGCCGTCGACCTTTCCCCCGAAAGTAAATTGCTGGTTGAGAAAGCAGTATCCATGGCGCGTCCTTACAACGCGAAAATTTCCCTTATACATGTCGATGTAAATTACTCCGATCTTTATACAGGCCTGATTGATGTGAATCTCGGCGACATGCAAAAACGCATCTCCGATGAAACGCACCAGGCGCTGACTGAGCTTTCCACCAACGCAGGCTACCCGATTACCGAAACCCTGAGCGGCAGCGGTGATTTAGGGCAAGTGCTGGTCGATGCGATTAAAAAATACGATATGGACCTGGTGGTTTGCGGTCATCATCAGGATTTCTGGAGTAAGCTGATGTCGTCCGCGCGCCAGCTGATTAACACCGTTCATGTCGATATGCTGATTGTCCCGCTGCGGGACGAAGAAGAGGATTGA